In the Hordeum vulgare subsp. vulgare chromosome 7H, MorexV3_pseudomolecules_assembly, whole genome shotgun sequence genome, one interval contains:
- the LOC123412286 gene encoding uncharacterized protein LOC123412286 — protein MAEEYDEQGMAIAAAEILLSLRTRKLARWPEWVPRPSNELTAAATDLQRPEEAEDELPPIPERWPKRPRLPPRAVAKGTAWLLTLKSTSARLGQPVLARSGACSSGEERARSHPRVTKAKREPLAARAPETPPYYVSATGSGPSTSGLDQARSRRRPRVSEKAQATATAWTDGAMEASSPETPFDYANAVGSGASSSGDDVARSTAKRKAQGSGGSGGPLSGDEGCSSPAKRARPDVAGAGAAQPAAAAVKVEVQKTENNYRDEKGHLMFDLNEDPNMAEEW, from the exons ATGGCGGAGGAGTACGACGAGCAGGGCATGGCCATCGCGGCCGCCGAGATACTTCTCAGCCTCCGGACAAGGAAGCTGGCGCGGTGGCCGGAGTGGGTTCCGCGGCCATCCAACGAACTCACCGCGGCGGCGACGGATCTACAgcggccggaggaggcggaggatgaGCTGCCGCCGATTCCGGAGAGATGGCCGAAGCGGCCGCGGCTGCCGCCGCGCGCGGTGGCGAAAGGAACCGCGTGGCTGCTGACGTTGAAGAGCACCTCTGCGCGGCTGGGGCAGCCCGTTCTCGCCAGATCCGGCGCGTGTTCCAGCGGGGAGGAGAGGGCGCGGTCGCACCCGCGCGTCACGAAGGCGAAGCGCGAGCCTTTGGCGGCGCGGGCGCCGGAGACGCCGCCGTACTACGTCTCGGCCACCGGATCCGGCCCTTCCACGAGCGGGCTGGACCAGGCGCGGTCGCGGCGGCGGCCGCGCGTGAGCGAGAAGGCGCAGGCGACGGCGACCGCGTGGACGGACGGCGCCATGGAGGCATCGAGCCCGGAGACGCCCTTCGACTATGCCAACGCCGTTGGATCAGGGGCGTCCTCGAGCGGGGACGACGTGGCGCGGTCGACGGCGAAGCGCAAGGCGCAGGGGTCAGGAGGATCCGGAGGGCCGTTGAGCGGCGACGAGGGGTGCAGCTCGCCTGCGAAGCGCGCGCGGCCGGAcgtcgccggcgccggcgctGCCCAACCTGCGGCAGCCGCGGTTAAAGTTGAG GTTCAAAAGACCGAGAACAATTACCGGGACGAGAAGGGCCACTTGATGTTTGACCTCAACGAAGATCCAAACATGGCTGAGGAGTGGTAA